In Pochonia chlamydosporia 170 chromosome Unknown PCv3seq00008, whole genome shotgun sequence, the following proteins share a genomic window:
- a CDS encoding protein mannosyltransferase 1 (similar to Neosartorya fischeri NRRL 181 XP_001263808.1) — translation MARSSSARGKSPQPPVATKSKARKNTSYKSDGVEDNDVFLLPVSDYVVSFLLTVLAAIVRVFRIYQPSSVVFDEVHFGGFASKYIKGKFFMDVHPPLAKMLIALTGWLAGFDGNFDFKDIGKDYLEPGVPYVAMRLFPAVCGILLVPCMFFTLKAVGCRTMTAAMGASLIIFENGLLTQARLILLDSPLVAATAFTALAFSCFTNQHELGPAKAFQPAWWFWLAMTGLGLGITVSIKWVGLFTIAWVGALTLLQLWVLLGDNKNVTMRLWCKHLMARAFCLIIIPVTFYMAMFAIHFLCLVNPGEGDGFMSSEFQATLNNKGMNDVAADVAFGSRVSIRHVNTQGGYLHSHPLMYPTGSKQQQITLYPHKDENNLWLLENQTQPLGVDGQPLNGTAVWDNLPNGPVFIEDGAVLRLYHTPTHRRLHSHDVRPPITEADWQNEVSAYGYEGFEGDANDYFRVEIVKKQSHGAAAKERLRTIETKFRLVHVMTGCVLFSHKVKLPDWASEQQEVTCARGGSVPNSLWYIEHNDHPQHGENTEKVNYRNPGFFGKFIELQQVMWTTNAGLTDSHAWDSRPESWPILRRGINFWGKNHTQIYLIGNPVIWWASSIAIVVWVLFKGVAILRWQRSCNDYANPTFKRFDYELGTSVLGWALHYFPFYLMQRQLFLHHYFPALYFAIIALSQLFDFLTVRVPGVKSKDAAIVNKAAAILFLVLSIAAFTLLAPLAYGNSWTKADCKQVKLFNTWDWDCNNFFDRYDEYTSRSTEELSASLSDIPSIPSSPAPADQKAEETPVVEDKHAGVSEKPAPSGPKILSQEERIEYRDQDGNLLNEEQIKELQGKVKFETKYETRTRVVDEQGNELPVPEGGWPADMGAGVAPPHPDIHGVDQETVKDQNAEAPKDAAASRDGEKEAERSRAKPASEGQEATVRDEL, via the exons ATGGCGAGGTCGAGTTCGGCTCGGGGTAAGAGCCCGCAGCCTCCAGTCGCcaccaagagcaaggcaaggaagAACACTTCGTACAAGTCAGACGGAGTCGAGGACAACGACGTCTTCCTTCTCCCTGTGTCCGACTATGTTGTTTCGTTTCTCCTGACGGTGCTGGCCGCCATTGTGCGTGTCTTCCGAATCTATCAACCCAGCAGCGTGGTCTTTGACGAGGTGCA CTTTGGCGGCTTCGCATCGAAATACATCAAGGGGAAATTCTTCATGGACGTACATCCGCCATTGGCCAAGATGCTCATTGCGTTGAcgggctggctggctggctttgatGGCAACTTTGATTTCAAAGACATCGGCAAAGACTATCTCGAGCCTGGTGTCCCATACGTCGCCATGCGACTATTCCCCGCGGTCTGCGGTATTCTCTTGGTTCCATGCATGTTCTTCACTCTCAAGGCTGTCGGTTGCCGTACCATGACCGCCGCCATGGGAGCATCGCTGATTATCTTTG AGAACGGTCTCCTGACACAAGCCCGATTGATCTTGCTCGATTCCCCCTTGGTCGCCGCCACTGCCTTCACCGCCCTCGCCTTCTCCTGCTTCACGAACCAACATGAGCTTGGCCCTGCCAAGGCCTTCCAGCCTGCCTGGTGGTTCTGGCTCGCCATGACCGGTCTGGGATTGGGTATCACTGTCAGCATCAAATGGGTTGGCTTGTTCACCATTGCCTGGGTAGGCGCGTTGACTCTGCTTCAGCTCTGGGTCCTTTTGGGCGACAACAAGAACGTCACCATGCGACTTTGGTGCAAACACCTGATGGCTCGGGCTTTCTGCCTCATCATTATTCCCGTCACCTTCTACATGGCCATGTTCGCTATTCACTTCCTCTGCCTGGTCAACCCAGGCGAGggcgatggcttcatgaGCTCCGAGTTCCAGGCAACTCTCAACAACAAGGGCATGAATGATGTTGCTGCCGACGTCGCATTTGGCAGCCGCGTGAGCATCCGCCACGTCAACACCCAGGGCGGCTACCTCCATTCCCATCCTCTGATGTATCCCACCGGTAGCAAACAGCAACAGATCACCCTGTATCCCCACAAGGACGAAAACAACCTGTGGCTTCTTGAGAACCAGACTCAGCCTCTTGGCGTAGATGGACAGCCTCTCAACGGTACAGCTGTATGGGACAACCTGCCTAACGGTCCGGTCTTCATTGAAGATGGTGCCGTGCTGAGACTGTACCACACTCCAAcgcaccgccgcctccactCGCACGACGTTCGCCCGCCCATCACTGAGGCCGACTGGCAGAATGAGGTTTCCGCTTACGGATATGAAGGCTTCGAAGGTGATGCCAACGACTATTTCCGTGTCGAGATTGTTAAGAAGCAGTCCCATGGtgccgctgccaaggaaCGTCTCCGTACAATCGAGACCAAATTCCGTCTCGTCCACGTCATGACTGGCTGTGTCTTATTCTCTCACAAGGTCAAACTCCCCGATTGGGCCTCGGAGCAACAGGAGGTGACTTGCGCTCGTGGCGGCAGTGTGCCCAACAGCCTGTGGTATATTGAGCACAACGATCACCCGCAGCATGGAGAAAATACTGAAAAGGTCAATTACCGCAACCCtggcttctttggcaagttCATCGAGCTCCAACAGGTCATGTGGACTACCAACGCAGGTCTGACTGATTCTCATGCTTGGGACTCTCGCCCCGAGTCTTGGCCCATTCTCCGTCGCGGTATCAATTTCTGGGGCAAGAACCACACTCAGATTTACCTCATTGGCAACCCTGTTATCTGGTGGGCGtcttccattgccattgtcgtctgGGTTCTGTTCAAGGGCGTTGCCATCCTGAGATGGCAGCGTAGCTGCAATGACTATGCCAACCCAACCTTCAAGCGATTTGACTACGAGCTGGGTACTTCGGTTCTTGGTTGGGCTCTGCACTACTTCCCCTTCTATCTCATGCAGCGTCAGCTCTTCTTGCACCACTACTTCCCTGCTCTCTActtcgccatcatcgctCTTAGCCAGCTGTTCGACTTTTTGACTGTTCGAGTCCCGGGCGTCAAGTCCAAGGATGCGGCTATTGTAAACAAGGCGGCCGCCATACTCTTCCTTGTCCTGTCGATTGCCGCGTTCACCCTTCTTGCTCCTCTTGCCTACGGCAATAGCTGGACCAAGGCCGACTGcaagcaagtcaagttgtTCAACACCTGGGATTGGGACTGCAACAATTTCTTTGACCGC TACGACGAATACACTTCTCGAAGCACTGAAGAGCTGAGCGCGTCACTTTCCGACATTCCCAGCATCCCCAGCTCTCCTGCCCCCGCCGACCAGAAGGCCGAGGAGACGCCGGTCGTCGAAGACAAGCATGCGGGAGTCTCAGAAAAGCCCGCACCCTCGGGACCCAAGATCCTCAGCCAAGAGGAGAGGATTGAGTACCGCGACCAAGACGGCAACCTCCTCAACGAAGAGCAAATCAAGGAGCTCCAAGGCAAAGTGAAATTCGAGACCAAGTACGAGACGCGAACCCGCGTCGTCGACGAACAGGGCAACGAGCTCCCCGTCCCAGAAGGCGGATGGCCCGCCGACATGGGCGCCGGCGTAGCTCCTCCGCACCCCGACATCCACGGCGTAGACCAAGAAACCGTCAAGGACCAGAACGCCGAAGCCCCCAAGGACGCAGCCGCCAGCCGTGACGGCGAGAAGGAAGCCGAGCGATCCAGAGCCAAGCCCGCCAGCGAAGGTCAGGAAGCCACCGTCCGCGACGAATTGTAA
- a CDS encoding GDP/GTP exchange factor Sec2p (similar to Cordyceps militaris CM01 XP_006671758.1), producing MAVANHLFSFIYAGGWPQHHQTSSRPSSGRSSLGHFRSLSSVAATTQSSPPSPTPQKARLPIKSPSTSQLPSISLTTSHSAPVISDEMSTLPDPRSRSKSPSNDESEPKANHHPDLDDEVATLSTKLINAINYQTVLDDTLSATRHELSTAKDRIRELEAHNASMRDTIRGDVWVRRSTLDAEKKALHLEKRNMQARVAEETAKRLDTEKEKKKIEQELENLTTALFEEANKMVIGAKEEAQAQHDALQRKIDQLKGQLADSEGLLKSQQEQLSELKSVMEAMALERDDQTNGTAPPSPGVGRFDHEYDDRAVPEGQGTEPGSPSADTFAPCPPLSLPHLLQPVLRTDLVAYDDFMNLARLSHNRYSPSRVSSGSLGGLNALALGLGGSTSSAHPSNASTTSLSASVPADKSAPQSPNTPASTASIGSSGIPIPPLKETRFYKRALTEDIEPTLRLDTAPGLSWLARRTVLNSIVEGSLVVEPIPASATYIALAKPQMQPCSLCGESRKDSQYLRNHRFRTSEADSAQRYPLCNYCLNRVRSTCDYLGFLRMVKDGHWRADDEDQEKAAWEESVKIRDQMFWARIGGGVIPAAPGHAEEEADQESKAGRPSEDSNGQDALGTASEKKTVCLTPENRSHEDITKTVNTEPHTPPEQTDGGRTLRISVQSADSHSTGDSTSTKRQSTI from the coding sequence ATGGCCGTGGCTAACCACTTGTTCAGCTTCATCTACGCCGGAGGCTggccacaacaccaccaaacaagcTCCCGACCATCATCTGGCAGATCTTCTTTGGGTCACTTCCGTTCCCTGTCCTCCGTTGCCGCCACAACCCAGTCCTCGCCGCCTTCACCGACGCCGCAAAAAGCGCGATTACCTATCAAATCACCATCTACCTCACAACTACCGTCAATCTCTCTCACAACATCCCACTCCGCACCAGTGATTAGCGATGAGATGAGCACGTTGCCGGATCCGCGGAGTCGCTCGAAAAGCCCTTCGAATGACGAATCTGAGCCAAAGGCAAACCACCATCCCGATCTCGACGACGAAGTCGCCACCCTGAGcaccaagctcatcaacgcaATCAACTACCAAACTGTTTTAGATGATACCCTTTCCGCCACTCGCCATGAATTGTCCACAGCTAAAGACCGCATTCGGGAGTTGGAAGCCCATAATGCCTCCATGCGCGATACCATTCGAGGCGATGTCTGGGTGCGCCGGTCGACGCTAGAcgccgagaagaaggcattGCATTTGGAAAAGAGAAACATGCAGGCTAGGGTGGCAGAGGAAACTGCCAAGCGACTCGACACcgagaaagagaagaagaagattgaacAAGAACTGGAGAATCTTACCACAGCTCTGTTTGAAGAGGCTAACAAGATGGTCATTGGtgccaaggaagaggcaCAAGCCCAGCATGATGCTTTACAACGCAAAATCGATCAACTCAAGGGTCAACTCGCCGATTCGGAAGGACTTCTCAAATCTCAACAGGAGCAGCTTTCCGAGTTGAAGAGTGTCATGGAAGCGATGGCTTTGGAACGTGATGACCAAACAAACGGTACAGCACCCCCTTCACCTGGCGTTGGCAGGTTCGACCATGAATACGACGACAGAGCTGTTCCCGAAGGGCAAGGAACCGAGCCCGGGTCACCTTCAGCTGATACTTTCGCGCCCTGCCCGCCCTTAAGCCTACCGCACCTTCTCCAGCCGGTTTTACGAACGGACCTCGTCGCATATGATGATTTCATGAATCTTGCCAGACTATCTCATAACAGGTACTCTCCTAGCCGAGTCTCCTCGGGGTCATTAGGCGGGTTAAATGCTCTTGCACTTGGGCTTGGGGGCTCTACGTCTAGTGCTCATCCTTCCAATGCATCCACAACTTCTCTCAGCGCTTCGGTCCCAGCTGACAAAAGTGCGCCTCAATCACCCAATACACCGGCATCCACAGCGAGCATTGGCTCCAGCGGCATCCCGATCCCACCACTAAAGGAAACTCGATTTTACAAGCGTGCATTGACTGAGGACATCGAGCCAACTTTACGCCTTGATACTGCTCCTGGCCTCTCATGGCTAGCCCGCCGCACCGTACTGAATTCGATTGTGGAGGGATCTCTTGTTGTTGAACCCATCCCTGCGAGTGCGACTTATATTGCCCTTGCGAAACCTCAGATGCAGCCTTGCTCTCTATGCGGGGAATCCAGAAAGGACTCACAGTACTTGCGAAACCATCGATTCAGAACCAGCGAAGCGGATTCAGCGCAGAGGTATCCACTGTGCAATTACTGCTTAAATCGTGTTCGATCTACCTGCGACTATCTCGGCTTTCTCCGCATGGTCAAGGATGGCCATTGGCGAGCTGATGACGAAGACCAGGAGAAGGCAGCCTGGGAGGAGAGTGTCAAGATCAGAGATCAAATGTTCTGGGCTCGTATTGGTGGCGGCGTCATACCTGCTGCACCAGGTCATGCCGAGGAAGAGGCGGACCAAGAGTCGAAAGCTGGTCGACCATCCGAAGACTCAAACGGCCAAGACGCCCTGGGGACTGCTTCTGAAAAGAAGACCGTGTGTTTGACACCCGAGAACCGCAGCCACGAGGACATTACCAAGACAGTCAACACTGAACCGCATACTCCTCCCGAACAAACTGACGGCGGACGCACATTACGTATCTCTGTGCAGTCAGCCGACTCTCACAGCACTGGTGACTCTACCAGCACCAAGCGACAATCCACCATTTAA
- a CDS encoding phenylacetate 2-hydroxylase (similar to Coccidioides immitis RS XP_001243121.1): MSYPVIAIGIVAAIYFLVRYLNATDVPKIKGLPEIPGVPIFGNLLELGIDHARVAQRWARKYGPVFQTRLGNRRIIFVNSYESVKHFWITHQSALISRPMFHTFHSVVSSSQGFTIGTSPWDESCKRRRKAAATALNRPATQSYMPILDLESTVSIKELLDDCKGGTQPVDPNAYFARFALNTSLTLNYGYRIDGSIDSELLKEVTHVEREISNFRSTSNNWQDYVPLLRLWGAQNSSADEYRVRRDRYLTQMLDHLKGEIAKGTDKPCITGNILKDPEAKLNLAEIKSICLTMVSAGLDTVPGNLIMGMAFLSTKEGQAVQAKALKAIEEVYPNGDAWEKCLVEEKVPYITAFVKEVLRYWTVIPICLPRTSIRDIPYKDTVIPAGTTFFMNAYAADYDEDRFKMPEKFIPERFLEDTEVGTPHYSYGAGSRMCAGSHLANRELYTAYIRLITAFEMFPSDNPEDEPCMDCIDCNGTPTSLTLDPKPFKIGIKARSDAKLRQWIAEAEERTVHLR; this comes from the exons ATGTCTTACCCAGTGATTGCGATTGGCATCGTGGCCGCCATCTACTTTCTCGTCAGGTATCTGAATGCCACGGATGTTCCTAAAATCAAGGGCCTGCCAGAGATTCCGGGCGTACCTATATTCGGAAATCTGCTTGAGCTGGGGATAGACCACGCGAGAGTAGCGCAACGATGGGCGCGCAAGTATGGGCCAGTCTTTCAAACTAGACTCGGCAATCGT CGCATCATCTTTGTCAACTCGTACGAATCAGTCAAGCACTTCTGGATCACACACCAATCCGCACTCATCTCCCGTCCCATGTTCCACACCTTCCACTCCGTCGTATCCTCCTCGCAGGGCTTCACGATCGGCACCTCCCCATGGGACGAGTCGTGCAAGCGTCGCAGAAAGGCCGCCGCCACGGCTCTCAACCGCCCAGCAACACAGTCCTACATGCCCATCCTGGATCTCGAATCAACCGTGAGTATCAAGGAACTACTGGATGACTGTAAGGGCGGCACGCAGCCCGTAGATCCAAACGCCTACTTTGCGAGATTTGCGCTCAACACCTCACTCACGCTGAACTATGGGTATCGTATTGACGGCTCTATTGACAGCGAGCTTCTCAAGGAGGTGACGCATGTGGAGCGAGAGATTTCCAACTTTAGATCCACGAGTAACAACTGGCAGGATTATGTGCCGCTGCTGCGACTTTGGGGTGCGCAGAATTCGTCGGCGGATGAGTATCGCGTGAGAAGGGATCGGTACCTGACGCAGATGCTGGATCATTTAAAGGGTGAGATTGCAAAGGGGACGGATAAGCCTTGCATTACGGGGAATATTTTGAAGGATCCGGAGGCAAAGTTGAATCTTG CTGAGATCAAGTCCATCTGCTTGACCATGGTTTCTGCTGGTCTTGATACCGTCCCTGGCAACCTCATCATGGGGATGGCATTCCTTTCCACCAAGGAGGGACAGGCTGTACAGGCCAAGGCCCTAAAGGCAATCGAGGAGGTGTATCCCAACGGCGACGCATGGGAAAAGTGCctggtggaagaaaaagtacCGTATATCACGGCGTTTGTCAAAGAAGTTCTCCGATACTGGACCGTTATCCCCATCTGTCTTCCTCGCACGAGCATCCGAGACATTCCGTACAAGGACACGGTGATTCCTGCGGGCACAACCTTTTTCATG AATGCCTATGCCGCCGACTACGACGAGGACCGGTTCAAGATGCCTGAGAAATTCATCCCCGAGCGATTCCTTGAAGACACAGAAGTTGGCACGCCGCATTACTCATATGGGGCTGGATCGCGCATGTGTGCAGGCTCACATCTTGCAAACCGCGAACTATACACCGCGTACATTCGTCTCATTACGGCGTTTGAGATGTTCCCGTCGGATAATCCTGAGGATGAGCCTTGCATGGACTGCATTGATTGCAATGGTACGCCTACGTCGCTGACGCTGGATCCCAAACCATTCAAGATTGGTATCAAGGCAAGGTCGGATGCGAAGCTGCGGCAGTGGATTGCTGAGGCCGAGGAACGGACTGTACATTTACGATAA
- a CDS encoding microtubule associated protein (similar to Neofusicoccum parvum UCRNP2 XP_007579487.1), which produces MSSKTPKVTLLQRIQQPFGFRKTYNFTLYIILCGALLGFSLSRLMYLSFDNIFCNPNSKVGSALPGECYYYKQRPGKIGIMLHLSTVLPAGILVVLQFLPIIRYKWLLVHRINGYIIIVLSVLSTVGVFIVLKFVLGGLVDVQTVPAFASILFLGSKGLALWNIKKLQIEQHRAWMIRAWSVAGYIITMRIISLLMSLIISSTSRKPFSAIPCTVIDYIFAGNASQVLGSYPSCSPYYSGQNLDQHAIVQADMGTGRADQLVAAFNSTFSTGSWLALAIHCIGAEVYLRLTPAEATRLRKISYQKQLEAGVQNPGNGGLTVQRLGDAEPWDVPGCEESTSPLR; this is translated from the exons ATGTCCTCCAAAACCCCCAAAGTAACTCTGCTCCAACGCATTCAACAACCGTTTGGCTTCCGCAAAACCTACAACTTCACCCTCTACATTATTCTCTGCGGCGCCCTTCTGGGGTTTTCGCTCTCCCGCTTAATGTACCTCTCCTTTGACAACATCTTTTGCAACCCAAACTCGAAAGTTGGCTCGGCACTCCCAGGTGAATGCTACTACTACAAGCAAAGACCTGGGAAAATAGGCATCATGCTGCACCTATCTACCGTTCTTCCGGCAGGCATTCTCGTCGTTCTACAGttcctccccatcatccGATACAAGTGGCTGCTCGTCCACCGAATAAACGGCTATATCATCATCGTTTTAAGTGTGCTGAGTACGGTGGGCGTATTCATTGTACTTAAGTTTGTTCTTGggggtctggttgatgttcAGACTGTACCTGCATTTGCGAGCATCTTATTCCTGGGGAGTAAGGGACTTGCGCTCTGGAatatcaagaagctgcagattGAACAGCACCGGGCGTGGATGATTCGAGCCTGGAGCGTG GCAGGATACATTATCACCATGCGCATCATCAGCCTCTTGATGTCTCTCATAATAAGCAGCACCTCCCGCAAACCCTTTTCTGCTATCCCATGCACTGTAATCGACTACATCTTTGCCGGCAACGCGTCTCAAGTCCTCGGCAGCTACCCAAGTTGCTCGCCTTACTATTCGGGTCAAAATCTGGACCAACATGCTATTGTCCAGGCAGACATGGGCACCGGTCGAGCAGATCAACTTGTTGCGGCGTTTAATTCTACGTTTAGCACGGGAAGTTGGCTTGCGCTCGCGATACATTGTATTGGGGCAGAGGTCTATCTTAGACTTACGCCTGCTGAGGCGACGAGACTGCGAAAAATCTCGTatcagaagcagcttgaggcAGGTGTTCAAAATCCAGGGAATGGGGGTTTGACTGTTCAAAGATTGGGCGACGCAGAGCCTTGGGATGTTCCTGGGTGTGAGGAATCGACAAGTCCGCTGCGTTGA
- a CDS encoding fungal specific transcription factor (similar to Beauveria bassiana ARSEF 2860 XP_008603037.1): MADAAASESSVPSTNAGNRKRRNPYTPIACDECKRRKIKCTGERPCKGCRTSDTPCIFERTTRYRANTRPAGLNNEEFDIASIPEPAASAAVAGEALPQPQVAYDSTWPLPGDGWGGPGNTSTYTSGMGYVVPTEGAINGDMGPNLSCDNSLAAADLTRQLVPLYHHDSMGSILTHVPSDRWTRILSAYEEEIGMLYPYLDLDAVRREITESERAFSAGASDDVAGQRLEHLLILILAVVSSLEDQDIIKVVKPWVEELYEKYFINAQLNLAASDDVAYLLLCCSFFFLSDRDLMAWRAIGAVMRLLLEMGYHKGEATPMLNRPGGSNGYVIEERLFWCVYAFDRRLSFETRMPFVIQDRDITRDLKFPDKSIEVQFLKHIVVLGRIAGDVRDFFASKANHHTGSAESERDFLDYRTVQWRENVSKSLRFGGIQDKFDPSKEKRSRYRLRAVLYLKSNQLRMFLFRRWAAKPGGGTFDDASANKVAVIARESIRIILNLARSSDIHRHHHRMFNHFIQVALSSLLLTLNTNNQIDAVEFIEDIHDAIELLRRLSFHSPVTLKLVDKLGWVREAVRKLGRTRTERAFGNDGQPPETSAVSSPGRHAGGKNDLMAGVSSIQHESNGTGDTFRHATDRSTNAWATSTASDFNQSDHEDLRGANLQQFRHVPQHMENPLPHLDGTMQNMNLMGPGSLVGNMSSNEMLYGQQASPMTTLSSQSAHYTNAQDTIDLQAYLSVLRYPELGELLHEYAFQDNFSF, from the exons ATGGCCGACGCCGCGGCATCCGAGTCCTCCGTTCCTTCGACGAATGCCGGTAATCGCAAGCGGCGAAACCCATATACCCCGATTGCATGTGATGAATGCAAGAGACGCAAGATCAAATGCACAGGCGAGCGGCCATGCAAGGGCTGCCGCACCAGCGATACACCATGTATCTTTGAAAGGACTACGCGGTATCGAGCCAATACTCGCCCAGC GGGTTTAAATAATGAGGAGTTCGACATTGCGTCGATACCTGAGCCAGCTGCTTCAGCAGCTGTTGCGGGAGAGGCATTACCGCAGCCTCAAGTTGCCTATGACTCGACTTGGCCTCTCCCAGGGGATGGTTGGGGAGGGCCAGGTAACACTTCGACGTACACTTCAGGGATGGGATATGTTGTCCCTACAGAAGGAGCGATAAATGGTGACATGGGACCCAATTTATCATGTGATAATTCTTTGGCGGCCGCAGATTTGACGAGGCAACTTGTTCCGTTGTATCATCACGACAGCATGGGCAGCATTCTCACTCACGTTCCTTCCGACAGATGGACCCGAATCCTGTCAGCGTATGAAGAGGAAATAGGCATGCTGTATCCGTATCTCGATTTGGATGCAGTAAGAAGGGAAATTACGGAATCGGAACGAGCTTTTAGTGCTGGTGCTTCAGACGACGTTGCTGGCCAGCGCCTTGAACACCTCCTAATTTTAATCCTGGCTGTTGTGTCTAGTCTTGAGGACCAAGACATTATCAAGGTCGTCAAACCGTGGGTGGAGGAACTCTATGAGAAGTACTTCATAAATGCCCAGCTGAATCTCGCCGCCAGCGATGATGTGGCCTACTTGCTACTCTGT TgctccttctttttcttaAGCGACCGAGATCTGATGGCGTGGCGCGCCATCGGAGCCGTAATGCGTCTTTTGCTGGAGATGGGATATCACAAAGGAGAAGCGACTCCTATGCTGAATCGCCCCGGCGGCAGCAATGGGTATGTAATAGAAGAGAGATTGTTTTGGTGTGTGTATGCGTTTGATCGCCGCCTGAGTTTTGAGACTCGGATGCCGTTTGTCATTCAGGATCGTGACATAACTCGAGACTTGAAGTTCCCG GATAAGTCCATTGAAGTGCAATTTCTGAAACACATCGTAGTGCTTGGTCGAATCGCTGGCGATGTTCGAGATTTCTTTGCCTCCaaagcaaaccaccacacGGGCAGTGCAGAGTCGGAACGCGACTTTCTAGATTACAGGACTGTTCAATGGCGAGAAAATGTTTCCAAGTCTCTTCGTTTTGGCGGGATACAGGATAAATTTGATCCAAGCAAGGAGAAGCGTTCCAGGTATCGTCTACGCGCTGTGCTGTACCTGAAGTCAAACCAGCTTCGAATGTTTCTCTTTCGGCGGTGGGCAGCGAAACCTGGCGGCGGCACATTCGATGATGCCAGTGCAAACAAGGTGGCAGTAATTGCGCGAGAAAGCATTCGGATCATTTTAAACTTGGCGCGGTCAAGTGAtatccatcgccatcatcatcgcaTGTTCAACCACTTCATCCAGGTGGCACTATCATCACTCCTCCTCACGCTTaacaccaacaaccagaTTGATGCTGTGGAGTTTATCGAAGATATCCATGACGCTATTGAATTGCTGAGGCGCTTGTCATTCCATTCGCCCGTTACACtgaagttggttgacaaATTAGGATGGGTACGGGAAGCTGTGAGGAAGCTTGGCAGGACGAGAACAGAGAGAGCATTTGGAAACGACGGGCAACCACCCGAAACATCTGCTGTATCTAGCCCGGGAAGGCATGCAGGGGGGAAGAATGATCTCATGGCTGGTGTAAGCTCGATTCAACACGAGAGCAACGGGACAGGTGATACGTTTCGTCATGCAACCGACCGGAGCACGAATGCATGGGCAACATCGACAGCATCAGACTTCAACCAGTCGGACCATGAGGACCTGCGAGGTGCGAATCTTCAGCAGTTCCGACATGTGCCACAGCACATGGAAAACCCTCTGCCACATCTGGATGGCACGATGCAAAACATGAACTTGATGGGGCCGGGTTCTTTGGTCGGAAACATGTCTTCGAATGAGATGCTGTACGGGCAGCAGGCCTCTCCGATGACAACCTTATCATCGCAATCGGCTCATTACACGAATGCGCAGGATACTATCGACCTTCAGGCATATCTGTCCGTTTTGAGATACCCCGAGCTGGGCGAACTGCTCCATGAGTATGCCTTTCAAGATAACTTTAGCTTCTGA